The proteins below are encoded in one region of Gemmatimonadales bacterium:
- a CDS encoding zinc ribbon domain-containing protein: MPDLERFVKRLLETLRARHPAGAQRPFTVAELRDAILPYRMHRSALKLSSNEDYELLVLRLTAEEGGYARTTPPDAAERAREEVASPVPDLDLLDLLGDTTLQLAPGLTDRLAAAESAEQAQTAAREAPVTGLVAPVDFVRSAAEDEVPVEPAADAERAEPASADSSDPAGDEEDAESDTLELSLEGPVAPEATAAAPVAGVRPPPEPFEPLADSVSVDGVTATSSGEQVCTSCETALPTDRPLAFCPFCGERVGVRRCRRCGSEMEPEWRYCGACGEAHVR; this comes from the coding sequence ATGCCCGACCTGGAACGCTTCGTGAAGCGATTGCTGGAGACCCTCCGGGCCCGTCACCCCGCCGGCGCCCAGCGACCCTTCACCGTTGCCGAGCTGCGCGACGCCATCCTGCCGTATCGGATGCATCGCTCGGCGCTCAAGCTGTCGAGCAACGAGGACTACGAGCTGCTGGTTCTCCGCCTGACCGCCGAGGAGGGCGGCTACGCGCGGACCACGCCGCCGGATGCGGCAGAGCGGGCCCGTGAGGAGGTCGCGTCGCCGGTGCCGGACCTCGATCTGCTCGACCTGCTGGGAGACACCACACTCCAGCTGGCCCCGGGCCTGACCGATCGACTCGCGGCCGCCGAGTCTGCGGAGCAAGCCCAGACGGCTGCTCGGGAGGCGCCGGTTACTGGGCTCGTGGCTCCGGTGGACTTCGTCCGCTCGGCCGCCGAGGATGAAGTCCCGGTCGAACCTGCCGCCGATGCGGAGCGAGCTGAGCCCGCCAGTGCTGACTCGTCGGACCCCGCCGGCGACGAGGAGGACGCCGAGAGCGACACTCTCGAGCTGTCTCTCGAAGGTCCCGTCGCGCCCGAGGCCACGGCTGCTGCGCCGGTTGCCGGCGTCAGGCCGCCACCCGAGCCGTTCGAGCCGCTGGCCGACAGCGTCTCAGTCGACGGCGTGACGGCCACCTCCTCCGGCGAACAGGTCTGCACCTCCTGTGAGACGGCCCTCCCGACCGATCGACCGCTCGCGTTCTGTCCGTTCTGCGGTGAGCGCGTCGGGGTCCGCCGTTGCCGCCGCTGCGGCAGCGAGATGGAGCCGGAATGGCGATATTGCGGGGCATGTGGAGAGGCCCATGTCCGGTAA
- a CDS encoding 3-hydroxybutyryl-CoA dehydrogenase (converts (S)-3-hydroxybutanoyl-CoA to 3-acetoacetyl-CoA), whose protein sequence is MSGVKIESVGVVGGGLMGSGIAQVSAVAGLPTVIRDVGEAQLAKSRAAIEGSLAKLVEKGKVSAEQRDGALGRLRFTTDLDAVAGNDLVIEAIFEDLEVKNALWRDLDGRAPATSIFATNTSSLTVAAMAAVTKRPTQFVGLHFFSPVPLMALVEVVRTVTTSPAVFDAAFAWARRIGKEPIAAKDSAGFVVNLLLIPYMLDAVRALEHGVASVEDLDKAMKLGCNHPMGPLTLADFTGLDVCYNAAEILFKEFRETRYAPPPLLKRLVLLGHLGRKTGRGFYDYSVNPPAPANLGI, encoded by the coding sequence ATGAGCGGTGTGAAGATCGAATCGGTCGGGGTGGTCGGCGGCGGCTTGATGGGCAGCGGGATTGCCCAGGTCTCGGCTGTTGCGGGCCTTCCGACCGTGATCCGGGATGTGGGCGAGGCGCAGCTCGCGAAGTCGCGCGCGGCCATCGAAGGGTCGCTTGCCAAGCTGGTCGAGAAAGGCAAAGTCTCGGCCGAGCAGCGCGACGGCGCTCTGGGCCGCCTTCGCTTCACCACCGATCTCGATGCCGTTGCCGGCAACGACCTCGTGATCGAGGCGATCTTCGAGGATCTCGAGGTCAAGAACGCGCTCTGGCGTGATCTCGACGGACGGGCGCCGGCCACGTCGATCTTCGCGACCAACACCTCGAGTCTCACGGTTGCGGCCATGGCGGCCGTTACCAAGCGTCCGACCCAGTTCGTCGGCCTTCACTTCTTCAGCCCGGTGCCGCTGATGGCGCTGGTCGAAGTCGTTCGGACGGTCACGACCTCGCCGGCTGTTTTCGATGCGGCGTTTGCCTGGGCCCGCCGGATCGGGAAAGAGCCGATTGCTGCGAAAGACAGCGCCGGCTTCGTCGTCAATCTGCTGCTGATTCCCTACATGCTCGATGCGGTGCGGGCCCTGGAGCACGGCGTGGCGTCGGTCGAGGATCTCGACAAGGCCATGAAGCTCGGCTGCAACCACCCGATGGGTCCGCTGACCCTGGCCGACTTTACCGGGCTCGACGTCTGCTACAACGCGGCAGAGATTCTCTTCAAGGAGTTCCGCGAAACCCGCTATGCTCCGCCGCCGCTCCTCAAGCGCCTGGTGCTGCTCGGTCACCTCGGTCGTAAGACGGGGCGCGGCTTCTACGATTACTCCGTCAACCCGCCGGCGCCGGCGAACCTCGGTATCTGA